In the Candidatus Methylomirabilota bacterium genome, one interval contains:
- a CDS encoding GMC family oxidoreductase, whose amino-acid sequence MATRYDVAIIGTGAGGGTLAWALAPTGKRILILERGDWVPRELANWSTRAVNVEGKYQTKEVWHDADGQPLHPHTNYGVGGNTKFYGAALFRLRREDFGELRHHGGISPAWPISYEDLEPYYTRAEQLYHVHGQRGADPTEPPASAPYPRPPVSHEPRMKQLSDDFERLGLKPFPVPLGIMLDEQNPRASRCIRCGTCDGHPCLVSAKSDAQVVAVEPALEHPNVTLLTGAYVSRLETSRSGHEVTQIVVERNGARELYSADVVVVSGGAINSAALLLRSASDKHPRGLGNGSGVVGRHYMGHTNSVLMALSKCPNPTVFQKTLAVNDFYFGSPDWEYPLGHISFVGKLDGDTLKAGAPAIAPGWTLELMATHSLDFWLTSEDLPDPDNRVTLDRQGNIVLVYRPNNEEGHQRLIAALKSLMQRQSKCMVHGHECHQGLFARNLFIGQRIPLAGVAHQNGTIRFGHDPRISALDVNCRAHEVANLYVVDASFFPSSAAVNPALTIMANALRVGDHLTERLG is encoded by the coding sequence ACGACGTGGCGATCATCGGGACCGGCGCCGGCGGCGGCACGCTGGCCTGGGCGTTGGCACCGACCGGCAAGCGGATCCTGATACTGGAACGGGGCGACTGGGTGCCGCGCGAGCTGGCCAACTGGAGCACGCGGGCCGTGAACGTCGAGGGCAAGTATCAGACGAAGGAGGTCTGGCACGACGCCGACGGCCAGCCGCTGCACCCGCACACCAACTATGGGGTCGGCGGCAACACGAAGTTCTACGGGGCGGCGCTGTTCCGCCTGCGCCGGGAGGATTTCGGGGAGCTGCGTCATCACGGGGGCATCTCGCCCGCCTGGCCGATCAGCTACGAGGACCTCGAGCCGTACTACACCCGGGCCGAGCAGCTCTACCACGTCCACGGCCAGCGCGGCGCCGACCCGACTGAGCCGCCGGCCAGCGCGCCGTATCCTCGCCCGCCGGTGAGCCACGAGCCGCGCATGAAGCAGCTCAGCGACGACTTCGAGCGCCTGGGCCTCAAGCCCTTCCCGGTACCGCTCGGCATCATGCTCGACGAGCAGAACCCCCGCGCCAGCCGGTGCATCCGCTGCGGAACGTGCGACGGGCACCCCTGCCTGGTCTCGGCCAAATCCGATGCCCAGGTGGTGGCGGTGGAGCCCGCGCTGGAGCATCCCAACGTGACCCTACTCACCGGCGCCTACGTGTCGCGGCTCGAGACCAGCCGGAGCGGCCACGAGGTGACGCAGATCGTCGTCGAGCGCAACGGGGCCCGGGAACTTTACTCGGCCGACGTCGTGGTCGTCTCCGGCGGCGCCATCAACTCGGCGGCGCTGCTGCTGCGCTCGGCCAGCGACAAGCATCCCCGCGGTCTGGGCAACGGCTCCGGCGTGGTGGGCCGACACTACATGGGGCACACCAACTCCGTGCTGATGGCGCTCTCCAAGTGCCCCAATCCGACGGTGTTCCAGAAGACCCTGGCCGTGAACGATTTCTACTTCGGCTCGCCGGACTGGGAGTACCCCCTGGGGCACATCTCCTTCGTGGGCAAGCTCGATGGCGACACCCTGAAGGCCGGCGCGCCCGCCATCGCCCCGGGCTGGACCCTGGAGCTGATGGCCACGCACTCGCTCGACTTCTGGCTGACCTCCGAAGACCTCCCGGACCCCGACAACCGGGTGACGCTCGACCGGCAGGGGAACATCGTGCTCGTCTACCGGCCTAACAACGAGGAAGGCCACCAGCGGCTGATCGCGGCACTGAAGTCCCTCATGCAGCGCCAGTCCAAGTGCATGGTCCACGGCCACGAGTGCCACCAGGGCCTGTTCGCCCGGAACCTGTTCATCGGCCAGCGCATCCCCCTGGCCGGCGTCGCCCACCAGAACGGCACCATCCGGTTCGGGCACGATCCGCGGATCTCGGCGCTCGACGTCAATTGCCGCGCCCACGAGGTGGCCAACCTCTACGTGGTGGACGCGAGCTTCTTCCCGTCCAGCGCCGCCGTGAACCCGGCCCTGACGATCATGGCCAACGCCCTCCGGGTCGGCGACCACCTGACAGAACGTCTGGGATGA